In Candidatus Epulonipiscium viviparus, one DNA window encodes the following:
- a CDS encoding beta-agarase, with translation MKLLKKAMIIASTLFFAFPISAAEIAANLPDYVVNENAAYETLDTVIEKYETKTLVQVNDHEVRIQNITVPIEPFTLAANETKEIEIPADLARIMFIFSRLDAYGSGFKNKYIEGISPHVGNTGKVADQWIGDTNYQVKTNSFAINHAKELSRGDQAYSGYKLKFTGPVVVDSLKLVEPNGASMTMDTRAWEVLGGDAPILDDIIVTVDATNRLSIEGITEFENRKFKTLYAYPIGHPHGYTVAEYFTPKDFMPGRQIFKFGPSLETGYDSSIPKLTEDASKPGYADYSIFPELFSNGASEIAVFDKLYPTDLEYVVCFDNWPSWTVEGINNGKGTPAEQHFAAAADLAAKYITAHDAELEGRGPTWIEVKNESDITSEWSHHATSDNGWELLAEFHNITADAIKAENPDALVGGPTSAWMALDNGNFSKAEQNLKFMDDTANHLDFYSYHFYESKNLVLNDTDSNYVGYLTGRLEADLDLLRNHMINTNNLKPIVISETGTLHNGPEESDYWIKLKNHNAYMVRYMNRANEFDIVVPFVIPATWWSPASDNILWTYDENGKFYPTPETGLTDMKYFIEMWDEYNGDLLPAYSNGVNNNIHVHSAQDGNIIYVAVTNMNAQRAYIDLDLKLQDEQIEKIERTTTYLNLGELHFVDNEPLDSLNDIFMHVEETSIFKITLNESPEINTTLTKTTYYGDVTLQPTGTPATFIINTPTDNVQSSILRISLGRHGGFNAPLNVSINDYNIESYDLSFTNKPDRYFGYVDYVIPTDILKTQNEITVTVPQNGGKISTVALIHLEN, from the coding sequence ATGAAATTACTAAAAAAAGCCATGATTATAGCCAGTACATTATTCTTTGCATTTCCTATTAGCGCTGCCGAAATCGCTGCAAACTTGCCCGATTATGTAGTCAATGAAAACGCAGCGTACGAAACTCTCGATACCGTCATCGAAAAATATGAAACTAAAACGCTGGTTCAAGTTAATGACCATGAAGTACGAATCCAGAATATTACCGTTCCCATCGAACCTTTTACATTGGCAGCCAATGAAACCAAAGAAATCGAAATCCCTGCAGATCTTGCGAGAATTATGTTTATATTTAGCCGCCTAGATGCATATGGTTCTGGATTTAAAAATAAGTATATTGAAGGCATTTCACCTCACGTTGGCAACACTGGCAAAGTTGCTGATCAATGGATTGGTGATACTAATTATCAGGTCAAAACTAATAGCTTTGCTATAAATCATGCAAAAGAGCTCTCACGGGGCGATCAAGCATACAGTGGCTACAAATTAAAATTTACCGGACCAGTAGTCGTCGATTCCCTCAAATTGGTTGAGCCCAACGGAGCTTCTATGACTATGGATACCCGAGCTTGGGAAGTACTTGGCGGTGATGCTCCAATTCTCGATGACATCATCGTTACTGTCGATGCTACAAATCGCCTAAGCATAGAAGGCATTACAGAGTTTGAAAACCGCAAGTTCAAAACATTATACGCATATCCAATAGGTCACCCCCATGGCTATACTGTTGCAGAATATTTTACACCAAAAGATTTTATGCCTGGACGCCAGATTTTTAAATTTGGACCATCACTTGAAACAGGATACGATTCCTCCATTCCCAAATTAACTGAAGATGCTTCAAAACCCGGCTATGCAGACTACAGCATATTTCCAGAATTATTTTCCAATGGTGCATCGGAGATTGCGGTGTTCGATAAGCTATATCCTACCGACCTTGAATACGTTGTATGCTTTGACAACTGGCCAAGCTGGACTGTCGAAGGAATCAATAATGGCAAAGGAACTCCTGCAGAACAGCATTTCGCCGCCGCTGCCGATCTAGCCGCAAAATATATTACTGCCCACGACGCAGAATTAGAAGGCCGTGGACCAACATGGATCGAAGTTAAGAACGAATCCGATATCACTAGCGAATGGTCTCACCACGCAACTTCAGACAACGGCTGGGAGCTACTAGCAGAATTTCATAACATAACTGCAGATGCTATCAAGGCAGAAAATCCCGATGCATTAGTAGGCGGCCCAACGTCAGCTTGGATGGCATTAGATAACGGCAACTTTTCGAAAGCAGAACAAAACCTAAAGTTTATGGATGATACCGCTAATCACTTAGATTTTTATTCTTATCACTTCTATGAAAGTAAAAATTTAGTATTAAATGACACTGATTCAAACTATGTTGGATACTTAACTGGACGTCTCGAAGCCGACTTAGATTTGCTTCGAAACCATATGATTAACACCAACAATCTAAAGCCCATTGTCATTTCAGAAACCGGAACTTTGCACAACGGCCCGGAGGAATCTGACTATTGGATTAAGCTTAAAAATCACAACGCATACATGGTTAGATATATGAACCGTGCTAATGAATTTGACATTGTCGTTCCGTTTGTCATTCCTGCTACCTGGTGGTCTCCCGCTTCCGACAATATATTATGGACATATGATGAGAACGGCAAATTTTATCCAACTCCCGAAACCGGTCTCACAGATATGAAATATTTTATTGAAATGTGGGATGAGTACAACGGTGACCTTCTTCCAGCATATTCCAACGGCGTCAACAATAATATCCATGTTCATAGTGCGCAAGACGGCAATATAATCTATGTTGCAGTCACAAACATGAATGCGCAACGTGCCTATATTGACTTAGATTTAAAGCTTCAAGATGAACAAATCGAAAAAATCGAGCGCACTACTACTTACCTAAATTTAGGCGAATTACATTTTGTTGATAACGAGCCTCTAGATAGTCTCAACGACATTTTCATGCATGTAGAAGAAACGAGTATATTCAAAATTACCTTAAACGAATCTCCTGAAATCAACACCACGCTAACCAAAACCACTTATTATGGAGATGTTACATTGCAACCTACAGGTACTCCCGCGACTTTCATCATAAACACGCCGACCGATAACGTTCAATCCAGCATCTTGCGAATTTCGTTGGGCCGCCACGGTGGATTTAATGCGCCTTTAAATGTCTCTATCAATGATTATAACATCGAATCCTACGATTTATCCTTTACTAATAAGCCGGACAGATACTTTGGATATGTAGATTACGTTATCCCAACCGATATTTTAAAAACTCAGAATGAAATCACCGTTACTGTTCCTCAAAACGGCGGCAAAATTTCTACAGTTGCACTTATTCATCTGGAAAATTAA
- a CDS encoding beta-agarase has translation MKLFKKIMLITCSMLFMIPAAAKADTNLPADVQAAKAAYDTFGALIKKYDAWIIKQVNDQEERIKTLKFPVTPFTLADDETAEITIPSDLFRVMSTFDRINIYGSGFKSTDFIEGISPTKGNMGSVSSPWIADNHYQIRTTTFTTDHIAELARGDEAYSGYKLLLTGPMYVKSIDFSSENGVSMTMDTTAWEVLGGDKEILDDIAVTVDATSRLSIAGITTFEEDKFKRHAGNLTGGDTYKTAEYYTSKNYLPGRQIYKFGPALEIGYNPALPKLKEDPNKPGYATYEILDHHFANNASDIQHFDALFGKNLEYVLCFDNWPSWYVEGPDVGRGTPAVENFDAAADLVAKYIASYDKHFDGRGPTWVEVKNESTILSEWSHHDNPDPYYGWQVLADFHNKVADAVKAESPDVLVGGPTAAWMALDHANFDQAKKNLDFMSATAQHLDFYSYHFYESKDLILHDTVGNYVGYLTGRLEADLDLLQNYMINNNIVKPLVISETGTLHNGFTDPDYWIILKNYNGYMVRYMNRANEFDMVVPFILPAMWWDKEAPEALWAYGPNGKLIPTVEEGLTPIHYFLEMWDEYTGDLLPAATNDVNNNIYVHSTQNDNVIYVAVTNMNAQRANIDLNILLDGQIVEKIERTTTYLDMGKLYFVDNEPIDSLKDIFMHVEETSIFKITLDHAPNTTTTITKNTYYGDTILQDTGSPANFVIPLPTANIQSSVLRVSLGRDDGFKVPLNVSINGYAFEEYDLSFTDKNDRYFGYVDFTVPSNILKATNEITVSVDQSGGKISTVALINMEK, from the coding sequence ATGAAATTATTTAAAAAAATTATGCTAATTACCTGTTCCATGCTATTTATGATTCCTGCCGCAGCCAAAGCAGATACCAATCTACCTGCAGATGTTCAAGCCGCAAAAGCAGCTTACGATACCTTTGGTGCTTTAATAAAAAAGTATGATGCTTGGATTATTAAGCAAGTTAATGATCAAGAAGAACGAATCAAAACGCTTAAGTTTCCAGTAACTCCTTTTACATTAGCAGATGACGAAACCGCAGAAATCACAATTCCTTCAGATCTTTTTAGAGTTATGTCCACATTTGATCGAATCAATATTTATGGTTCTGGTTTTAAGAGTACAGATTTTATAGAAGGAATCTCTCCCACTAAAGGCAATATGGGATCTGTTTCATCTCCTTGGATTGCAGATAATCACTATCAAATTAGAACAACAACCTTTACAACTGACCATATTGCAGAGCTCGCACGTGGAGATGAAGCTTATTCTGGATACAAACTTTTGCTTACCGGCCCTATGTATGTTAAATCTATCGACTTTTCCTCTGAAAATGGTGTCTCAATGACTATGGATACCACCGCTTGGGAAGTTTTAGGTGGCGACAAAGAAATTTTAGACGACATTGCAGTTACAGTTGATGCCACTAGCAGGCTTAGCATAGCCGGAATTACCACCTTTGAAGAAGATAAATTTAAACGCCATGCAGGAAACTTGACCGGGGGAGATACCTATAAAACTGCAGAATATTATACTTCTAAAAACTATCTACCCGGAAGACAAATTTACAAATTTGGTCCTGCATTAGAAATTGGTTACAACCCTGCCTTGCCAAAACTAAAAGAAGATCCCAACAAACCTGGATACGCTACATATGAAATTTTGGATCACCATTTCGCAAACAACGCATCTGATATACAACATTTCGATGCGCTATTCGGAAAAAATCTCGAGTATGTATTATGCTTTGACAATTGGCCTAGTTGGTATGTTGAAGGTCCTGATGTTGGCCGCGGCACTCCCGCAGTAGAGAATTTTGATGCCGCAGCAGATCTTGTCGCCAAATATATCGCATCATATGATAAGCACTTTGACGGACGCGGTCCTACCTGGGTCGAAGTTAAAAATGAATCTACCATCTTAAGCGAATGGTCTCATCATGACAATCCTGATCCATATTATGGTTGGCAGGTTCTTGCTGATTTCCATAATAAAGTTGCAGATGCGGTCAAAGCCGAAAGCCCTGATGTATTAGTCGGAGGCCCCACTGCTGCTTGGATGGCATTAGACCACGCAAACTTTGATCAGGCTAAAAAAAATCTAGACTTTATGAGTGCCACAGCACAACATTTAGACTTTTATTCGTATCACTTCTATGAAAGCAAGGATCTTATTTTGCATGATACTGTTGGCAATTATGTTGGATATTTAACAGGACGTTTAGAAGCTGATTTAGATTTGTTACAAAATTATATGATTAACAACAACATTGTTAAACCTTTAGTCATTTCAGAAACCGGTACCCTTCATAACGGTTTTACTGACCCCGATTATTGGATTATACTTAAAAATTACAACGGCTATATGGTTAGGTATATGAATCGTGCAAATGAATTTGACATGGTTGTTCCATTTATCCTTCCTGCAATGTGGTGGGATAAAGAAGCCCCCGAAGCCTTATGGGCATACGGTCCCAACGGTAAACTAATTCCTACTGTCGAAGAAGGACTTACTCCTATTCATTACTTCCTAGAAATGTGGGACGAATACACCGGTGACTTATTACCTGCAGCCACAAATGATGTTAACAACAATATTTATGTTCATAGCACACAGAATGACAATGTAATTTATGTTGCAGTCACAAACATGAATGCGCAACGTGCTAATATCGACTTAAATATATTACTCGATGGGCAAATTGTTGAAAAAATCGAACGCACCACAACATATCTTGACATGGGCAAACTATATTTTGTAGATAATGAACCTATCGATAGCCTCAAAGATATTTTTATGCACGTCGAAGAAACCAGTATATTCAAAATTACACTTGATCACGCTCCCAACACCACAACAACTATTACAAAAAATACTTATTATGGTGATACTATTTTACAAGATACTGGATCTCCTGCTAACTTCGTAATACCTCTTCCAACTGCAAATATACAATCCAGCGTATTGCGCGTATCTTTAGGTCGTGATGATGGCTTTAAAGTTCCTCTCAATGTCAGTATTAATGGATATGCTTTCGAGGAATATGATCTATCTTTCACAGACAAAAATGATAGATATTTTGGATATGTTGATTTTACCGTACCTTCTAATATTTTAAAAGCTACCAATGAAATCACTGTTTCCGTTGACCAATCTGGTGGCAAAATTTCTACAGTTGCATTAATTAATATGGAAAAATAA
- a CDS encoding DUF3881 family protein, translating to MEIPINAIGFSEITEQKHLNKLVEATLKNPTYQSMAVDKNKVQIAEYRKKVAPHTYILVRVSVEEDLKETTRFNVEECEAYVESTIKSDFEEIEVECIDGTLYYVICEEKNTSMQVIFWMQNLVEYLNGKQNGKTIIGASVLGIALEGTIVLPILKDEDEIAFENEEREKLREIVERIKDGDREAEEILEEEERELDEQLMQRLKEEDFLSIMSGYFIPLSFDESMYAVLGDIVEIKERKNEQTNETMYVFKLDINSMFVEVIINKKTLIGMPFVGMRFVGSCWLQGQVIME from the coding sequence ATGGAAATACCAATTAATGCAATAGGCTTTTCAGAAATTACAGAGCAAAAGCATTTAAATAAACTTGTTGAAGCAACACTCAAAAACCCGACATATCAAAGTATGGCGGTTGATAAAAATAAGGTACAAATTGCTGAATATAGGAAAAAAGTTGCACCTCACACATATATACTAGTACGTGTAAGTGTGGAAGAAGACTTAAAAGAAACTACTCGTTTTAATGTTGAAGAATGTGAAGCATATGTTGAATCAACTATCAAATCCGATTTTGAAGAAATAGAAGTAGAATGTATTGACGGCACGTTATATTACGTAATTTGTGAAGAGAAAAACACTTCTATGCAAGTCATTTTCTGGATGCAAAACTTAGTTGAGTACCTCAATGGAAAACAAAATGGTAAAACAATTATAGGAGCTAGTGTTCTTGGCATTGCTCTCGAGGGAACCATTGTTTTACCTATCTTAAAGGATGAAGATGAAATTGCTTTTGAAAATGAAGAGCGCGAAAAATTACGCGAAATTGTTGAACGAATTAAAGATGGCGATAGAGAAGCCGAAGAAATACTAGAAGAAGAAGAACGCGAACTTGATGAACAGCTTATGCAAAGACTCAAAGAAGAAGATTTTCTAAGTATCATGAGTGGATACTTTATTCCTCTTAGTTTTGATGAATCAATGTATGCTGTATTAGGGGATATCGTTGAAATTAAAGAGCGCAAAAATGAACAAACTAATGAAACCATGTATGTATTTAAACTTGATATAAATAGTATGTTTGTTGAAGTTATTATTAATAAGAAAACTCTAATTGGCATGCCTTTTGTCGGGATGCGCTTTGTTGGCAGTTGCTGGCTCCAAGGGCAAGTCATTATGGAATAG
- a CDS encoding polysaccharide deacetylase family protein, with product MNRLNKSNNKLTIITLFLIFVLIILFSHELTIATTFSNTTIEKRKTNLEQNITNLTEQNRQILNHIISLNIEIEELDKKESVKTNTSAPEKIIPPNTKIAYLTFDDGPSNNTIKILDILQQHNIKATFFVVGIPERVSTYQRIVDEGHTLALHSYSHEYNNIYKNTQSFLADIDKLNSLIVNSTGYTPDILRFPGGSNNTISHRYGGPDIMVDIINASLDREYVYFDWNVDSMDAAKALQDKDVIVNSVINQSSILKQAIILMHDSPSKTSTPDALPEIITGLKNLGFQFDKITSSTPVIQFPVAGIK from the coding sequence TTGAACAGACTTAATAAATCAAACAATAAATTAACTATTATAACCTTATTTTTAATTTTTGTTTTAATTATTTTATTTTCACATGAATTAACTATAGCTACTACTTTTTCTAATACCACTATCGAAAAAAGAAAAACCAATTTAGAGCAAAACATTACAAATCTTACAGAACAAAATAGACAAATTTTAAATCATATAATTTCGCTAAATATTGAAATTGAAGAATTAGACAAAAAAGAATCAGTCAAAACAAATACTTCTGCACCCGAAAAAATAATCCCTCCAAATACTAAAATAGCCTATCTCACTTTTGATGACGGACCTAGTAATAATACTATAAAAATTTTAGATATTCTTCAACAGCATAATATAAAAGCAACTTTTTTTGTTGTTGGGATTCCTGAAAGGGTTAGCACATACCAAAGAATTGTAGATGAAGGCCATACTTTAGCTCTTCATTCATACTCTCATGAATATAACAATATTTACAAAAATACACAGTCATTCTTAGCTGATATTGATAAATTAAACTCTCTTATTGTCAATTCTACTGGATATACACCAGACATCTTGCGTTTTCCTGGCGGTTCTAATAACACTATCAGTCACAGATATGGTGGTCCTGATATTATGGTAGATATCATAAACGCCTCTCTAGATCGCGAATATGTTTATTTTGATTGGAATGTAGATTCTATGGATGCTGCTAAAGCCCTACAAGATAAAGATGTTATTGTAAATTCTGTAATAAATCAATCCTCAATACTTAAACAAGCAATAATTTTAATGCATGATTCTCCTTCTAAAACTTCTACTCCAGATGCTTTACCTGAAATAATCACAGGTCTTAAAAATCTCGGTTTCCAATTTGATAAAATTACTAGTTCAACTCCCGTCATTCAATTTCCTGTAGCAGGTATAAAATAA
- the rpsD gene encoding 30S ribosomal protein S4 has product MAKMMGPRFKMCRSLGVNVVGHPKAMDRAKQGTSRDARKLSEYGVQLLEKQRLRSYYGVLEKQFVRYVEKAFRAGSNPGPIILTSLEMRLDNIVYRMGFARSTRQARQMVNHGHFLINGQKVDRPSYALKEGDTITLKEKSRESKIFAENMAGNNFALPYLEMDIDNLTGTIIRKPTREELPIEINEQLIIEFYSR; this is encoded by the coding sequence ATGGCAAAAATGATGGGTCCTCGTTTTAAGATGTGCCGAAGCCTTGGAGTAAACGTAGTAGGCCACCCTAAAGCGATGGACAGAGCAAAACAGGGAACAAGCAGAGATGCAAGAAAATTATCCGAGTACGGAGTACAGCTTTTAGAGAAGCAAAGACTTCGTTCATATTACGGAGTTCTGGAGAAACAATTCGTGAGATACGTAGAAAAGGCATTTCGCGCGGGAAGTAATCCAGGTCCAATTATTCTTACGTCGCTTGAGATGCGTCTTGACAATATTGTATATAGAATGGGATTTGCTCGTTCAACTAGACAAGCAAGACAGATGGTAAATCATGGTCATTTTTTAATAAATGGTCAGAAGGTAGATAGACCTTCATATGCATTAAAAGAAGGAGATACTATTACACTGAAAGAAAAATCTCGTGAAAGCAAAATATTTGCTGAGAATATGGCAGGTAATAATTTTGCGCTTCCTTATCTGGAAATGGATATTGATAACCTTACTGGTACTATTATAAGAAAACCAACTAGAGAAGAGCTACCAATCGAAATTAATGAACAGCTTATAATAGAGTTTTATTCAAGATAA
- the ilvB gene encoding biosynthetic-type acetolactate synthase large subunit — translation MKLSGSQILIECLKEQNVDTVFGYPGGAVIEIYDEIYKASDYIKHILTAHEQAAAHAADAYARVSGKVGVCIATSGPGATNLVTGIATAYMDSIPMIAITGNVGVPLLGKDSFQEIDIAGVTRSITKHNYIVKRVEDLADTIREAFLIAKSGRPGPVLIDIPKDVTIKTTDFEPLQNINDFFSNSVIEYDFFSTQDISTAAKLINESKRPFLYIGGGVIISGAEKELLDFAEKIDAPVSNSLMGAGGFPQNHPLSTGLVGMHGGVASNEGIMNCDLLIAIGARFSDRVTSSIKDFAKNAKIIHIDIDPAEIDKNVNVTLSVIGDAKVILTALNQAVEIKKHSEWVNTIENWKIKHTINHSISGLLDAKQIIESIDILTKGNAIITTEVGQHQMWAAQFYCYKEPRTFISSGGLGTMGFGTGASIGASLAAPNKKIIQIAGDGSFRMNSNELSTIQYYNLPIIIVILNNSVLGMVRQWQNLFYSQRYSQTVLDRGPDFVKLAEAYAIDGYRATTIEEFNEAFSKAVAQNKPAVIDCIIDKDDKVLPMVAPGAPTNQLIIE, via the coding sequence GTGAAATTAAGTGGTTCACAGATTTTAATTGAATGTTTAAAAGAACAAAACGTTGATACTGTTTTTGGATATCCTGGAGGAGCAGTGATCGAAATTTATGACGAAATTTATAAAGCTAGCGATTATATTAAGCATATATTAACAGCACACGAACAAGCGGCGGCTCATGCGGCAGATGCTTATGCTAGAGTTTCTGGCAAAGTTGGCGTTTGTATCGCAACATCGGGTCCGGGCGCAACTAACCTCGTTACCGGTATTGCAACAGCATATATGGACTCTATTCCGATGATTGCAATTACGGGAAATGTCGGTGTTCCATTACTTGGAAAAGATTCATTTCAAGAAATCGATATTGCTGGTGTAACTAGAAGTATTACAAAGCATAACTATATTGTTAAACGAGTAGAAGACTTAGCAGATACTATTCGTGAGGCATTTTTAATCGCTAAAAGTGGGCGCCCTGGTCCAGTGTTAATTGATATTCCTAAAGACGTTACCATTAAAACAACTGATTTTGAACCATTGCAAAATATTAATGACTTTTTTTCAAACTCAGTAATAGAATATGACTTCTTTTCTACTCAAGATATTTCTACTGCGGCAAAACTCATTAATGAAAGCAAAAGACCATTTTTATATATAGGTGGCGGAGTAATTATAAGTGGTGCGGAAAAAGAGTTACTTGACTTTGCAGAAAAAATCGATGCACCTGTTTCCAACTCACTCATGGGCGCTGGTGGATTTCCTCAAAACCATCCGCTTTCTACAGGGCTTGTTGGAATGCATGGAGGAGTTGCTTCAAATGAAGGCATCATGAATTGTGATTTATTAATTGCGATAGGAGCCAGATTTAGTGATAGAGTAACTAGTAGCATTAAAGACTTTGCCAAAAACGCTAAAATTATTCATATTGACATTGATCCTGCTGAAATTGATAAAAACGTAAATGTAACATTGAGTGTAATCGGCGATGCAAAAGTTATTTTGACTGCTTTAAATCAGGCAGTTGAAATCAAAAAGCATTCTGAATGGGTTAACACAATTGAAAACTGGAAAATTAAGCATACTATCAATCACTCTATTAGCGGATTATTAGATGCAAAACAGATCATAGAATCCATTGATATTCTTACCAAAGGTAACGCAATTATTACGACTGAAGTTGGTCAACACCAAATGTGGGCAGCACAATTTTATTGCTATAAAGAACCTCGCACATTTATAAGTTCTGGCGGATTAGGAACTATGGGGTTTGGCACAGGTGCTAGCATAGGCGCATCTCTTGCCGCTCCTAATAAGAAAATTATTCAAATTGCTGGAGATGGCTCTTTTAGAATGAACTCCAATGAGTTATCAACTATCCAATACTATAATTTACCTATTATAATAGTGATTCTTAATAATAGCGTACTTGGAATGGTTCGACAATGGCAAAATCTTTTTTATTCGCAACGATATTCTCAAACAGTTTTAGATCGTGGTCCTGATTTTGTAAAACTTGCAGAGGCGTATGCTATAGATGGATATAGGGCAACCACCATAGAGGAATTTAACGAAGCATTCTCAAAAGCTGTTGCTCAAAATAAACCTGCCGTTATCGACTGTATCATAGACAAAGACGATAAAGTTTTACCTATGGTTGCACCCGGCGCTCCAACTAATCAATTAATTATAGAATAA
- the ilvD gene encoding dihydroxy-acid dehydratase produces the protein MKSNSVKKGIARAPHRSLLKAMGYTDEEICRPFIGIVSAKSEIVPGHTHLDQITEAVKAGVRIAGGTPIEVPAIGVCDGIAMGHAGMKYSLVTRELIADSIECMAMAHGFDALVLVPNCDKIVPGMLMGAARLNLPTVVVSGGPMLAGKIGDKKVSLSLIFEAVGQVQAGKMTEAELSEYEEKTCPTCGSCSGMFTANSMNCMTEVLGIALPGNGSIPAVYSERIRLAKYTGMAVMKMLEKNICIRDILNKEAFLNALTVDMALGCSTNTMLHLPAIAHESGVEIDLDIANGISNNTPNLCKLAPAGHHHMEDLYSAGGVMAVMKELSHKNLLNEDIITVTGENLRSNLSVAENKDTTVIRPVDAPYSKTGGIAVLKGNLAPNGCVVKRSAVAPEMLKHSGPAKVYNSEEDASLAIANGKISKGDVLVIRYEGPKGGPGMREMLSPTATLAGMGLDKDVALITDGRFSGATRGASIGHVSPEAAEGGLIAIVEDGDIISIDMNACTICLNVAEADIATRYKNLIHPEPKVKTGYLARYAKLVTSASTGAVFK, from the coding sequence ATGAAAAGTAATTCAGTAAAAAAAGGAATTGCGCGAGCTCCTCATCGATCTTTACTTAAGGCTATGGGCTACACCGATGAAGAAATATGCAGACCCTTTATAGGAATTGTAAGTGCCAAAAGCGAGATAGTTCCTGGACACACACATCTAGACCAAATTACAGAGGCAGTAAAAGCTGGAGTTCGAATTGCTGGAGGCACACCTATCGAAGTACCAGCTATTGGCGTATGCGACGGCATTGCTATGGGGCATGCTGGGATGAAGTATTCACTTGTAACCCGTGAGTTAATTGCCGATTCTATTGAATGCATGGCAATGGCACATGGATTTGATGCGTTAGTGCTTGTTCCCAATTGCGACAAAATTGTTCCTGGAATGTTAATGGGTGCTGCAAGATTAAATTTACCTACAGTAGTTGTAAGCGGCGGCCCAATGCTTGCAGGAAAAATTGGTGACAAAAAAGTCAGCCTTTCGTTGATATTTGAAGCAGTTGGTCAGGTGCAAGCTGGCAAAATGACAGAAGCCGAACTTTCTGAATATGAAGAAAAAACTTGTCCTACCTGCGGATCATGCTCGGGTATGTTTACTGCAAACAGTATGAACTGCATGACCGAAGTGTTAGGAATCGCTCTCCCAGGCAATGGTAGCATTCCAGCAGTATACTCAGAAAGAATTCGACTTGCAAAATATACTGGTATGGCTGTTATGAAAATGTTAGAGAAAAATATTTGCATCAGAGATATATTAAATAAGGAAGCTTTTTTGAACGCATTAACTGTTGACATGGCTCTTGGATGCAGTACCAATACTATGTTACACCTCCCAGCAATCGCACATGAATCTGGTGTAGAAATTGATCTCGATATTGCAAACGGAATTTCTAATAATACTCCAAATTTATGCAAACTTGCTCCTGCTGGACATCATCATATGGAAGATTTATATTCTGCCGGTGGCGTGATGGCTGTTATGAAAGAACTCAGTCACAAAAATTTATTAAATGAGGATATAATTACCGTCACTGGCGAAAACTTAAGAAGTAACCTCTCTGTTGCAGAAAATAAAGATACTACTGTAATTAGACCTGTTGATGCTCCATATTCGAAAACTGGCGGAATTGCTGTATTGAAAGGTAATTTAGCACCAAATGGATGCGTTGTTAAGCGCTCGGCCGTTGCACCCGAAATGCTTAAACATAGTGGTCCTGCAAAAGTTTATAACAGCGAGGAAGATGCCTCTTTGGCAATTGCAAACGGTAAAATTTCCAAAGGCGATGTACTTGTAATCAGATACGAAGGTCCCAAAGGCGGCCCTGGAATGCGAGAGATGTTATCTCCAACCGCCACACTTGCTGGAATGGGCTTGGATAAAGATGTTGCGCTCATTACAGACGGACGTTTTTCGGGCGCAACGCGTGGGGCTTCTATTGGGCATGTTTCCCCAGAAGCAGCAGAAGGCGGGCTCATTGCTATCGTTGAAGATGGCGACATCATTAGCATCGATATGAATGCCTGCACAATTTGTCTCAATGTTGCAGAAGCAGACATAGCAACTAGATATAAAAATTTGATTCACCCAGAGCCTAAGGTGAAAACTGGTTACCTTGCACGATACGCTAAACTCGTTACGTCTGCAAGCACTGGAGCAGTATTTAAGTAA